In Symphalangus syndactylus isolate Jambi chromosome 15, NHGRI_mSymSyn1-v2.1_pri, whole genome shotgun sequence, the following are encoded in one genomic region:
- the GPR18 gene encoding N-arachidonyl glycine receptor: protein MITLNNQDQPVPFNSSHPDEYKIAALVFYSCIFIIGLFVNVTALWVFSCTTKKRTTVTIYMMNVALVDLIFIMTLPFRMFYYAKDEWPFGEYFCQILGALTVFYPSIALWLLAFISADRYMAIVQPKYAKELKNTCKAVLACVGVWIMTLTTTIPLLLLYKDPDKDSTPATCLKISDIIYLKAVNVLNLARLTFFFLIPLFIMIGCYLVIIHNLLHGRTSKLKPKVKEKSIRIIITLLVQVLVCFMPFHICFAFLMLGTGENSYNPWGAFTTFLMNLSTCLDVILYYIVSKQFQARVISVMLYRNYLRSMRRKSFRSGSLRSLSNINSEML, encoded by the coding sequence ATGATCACCCTGAACAATCAAGATCAACCTGTCCCTTTTAACAGCTCACATCCAGATGAATACAAAATTGCAGCCCTTGTCTTCTATAGCTGTATCTtcataattggattatttgttaaTGTCACTGCATTATGGGTTTTCAGTTGTACCACCAAGAAGAGAACCACGGTAACCATCTATATGATGAATGTGGCATTAGTGGACTTGATATTTATAATGACTTTACCCTTTCgaatgttttattatgcaaaaGATGAATGGCCATTTGGAGAGTACTTCTGCCAGATTCTTGGAGCTCTCACAGTGTTTTACCCAAGCATTGCTTTATGGCTTCTTGCCTTTATTAGTGCCGACAGATACATGGCCATAGTACAGCCGAAGTATgccaaagaacttaaaaacacGTGCAAAGCCGTGCTGGCGTGTGTGGGAGTCTGGATAATGACCCTAACCACAACCATCCCTCTGCTACTGCTCTATAAAGACCCAGATAAAGACTCCACCCCCGCCACCTGCCTCAAGATTTCTGACATCATCTATTTAAAAGCTGTGAATGTGCTGAACCTCGCTCgactgacattttttttcttgattcctTTGTTCATCATGATTGGGTGCTACTTGGTCATTATTCATAATCTCCTTCATGGCAGGACATCTAAGCTGAAACCCAAAGTCAAGGAGAAGTCCATAAGGATCATCATCACGCTGCTGGTGCAGGTGCTCGTCTGCTTTATGCCCTTCCACATCTGTTTCGCTTTCCTGATGCTGGGAACGGGGGAGAACAGTTATAATCCCTGGGGAGCCTTTACCACCTTCCTCATGAACCTCAGCACGTGTCTGGATGTGATTCTCTACTACATCGTTTCAAAACAATTTCAGGCTCGAGTAATTAGTGTCATGCTATACCGTAATTACCTTCGAAGCATGCGCAGAAAAAGTTTCCGATCTGGTAGTTTACGGTCACTAAGCAATATAAACAGTGAAATGTTATGA